The following proteins are co-located in the Zonotrichia albicollis isolate bZonAlb1 chromosome 1, bZonAlb1.hap1, whole genome shotgun sequence genome:
- the TBC1D7 gene encoding TBC1 domain family member 7, which yields MADDSQRNFRSVYYEKVGFRGVEEKKSLEILLKDDRLDIEKLCTFSQRFPLPSMYRILVWKVLLGIIPPHHESHALVMKYRKEQYWDVHHALRVIRFINDSTSQVDVFLRIHQLESGKLPRNVAFPLEPEDEVFLAIAKAMEEMVEDPIECYWLVSCFVNQLNSKHKDSLQQLPKVLEQYLNIEDNRLLMHLKACSAMSKLPYDLWFKKCFAGCLPESSLQRVWDKVISGSCKILVFVAVEILLTFKMKIIALNSAEKITQFLENIPQDNTDAIVSKAVDLWRTHCGTPAHSA from the exons ATGGCTGATGACTCTCAGAGAAACTTCCGCTCAGTGTATTATGAAAAAGTGGGATTTCGTGGAGTTGAAGAGAAGAAGTCGTTGGAAATTCTGCTGAAGGATGATCGTTTGG ATATTGAGAAGCTTTGCACATTTAGTCAAAGGTTTCCTCTTCCATCCATGTATCGTATACTGGTGTGGAAAGTGCTTCTAG gaATCATTCCTCCTCACCACGAATCTCATGCTTTGGTGATGAAGTACCGGAAGGAGCAGTACTGGGACGTTCACCACGCTCTCCGTGTGATTCGCTTTATTAATGATTCTACCTCACAGGTTGATGTTTTCCTCCGCATACATCAGCTGGAATCAGGAAAACTGCCTCGAAACGTAGCTTTTCCATTG gaACCTGAAGATGAAGTGTTTCTTGCTATTGCTAAAGCAATGGAGGAAATGGTAGAGGATCCTATAGAATGCTATTGGCTTGTCAGTTGTTTTGTGAATCAGCTGAACAGCAAGCACAAAGATTCATTACAACAGCTG CCAAAAGTTCTGGAGCAGTATTTGAACATTGAAGATAACAGACTGCTGATGCATCTGAAGGCATGTTCTGCAATGAGCAAACTCCCCTACGATCTTTGGTTTAAaaagtgttttgcaggatgttTACCTGAGTCCAGTTTACAGAG AGTTTGGGACAAAGTTATAAGTGGATCCTGCAAGATTCTTGTGTTTGTTGCTGTGGAGATATTATTAACCTTTAAAATGAAGATAATAGCACTGAATTCTGCAGAAAAGATCACACAgtttttggaaaat ATTCCTCAGGACAACACGGACGCCATTGTCAGCAAAGCTGTGGATCTGTGGCGCACGCACTGCGGGACTCCGGCACACTCAGCCTGA